The following is a genomic window from Dioscorea cayenensis subsp. rotundata cultivar TDr96_F1 chromosome 10, TDr96_F1_v2_PseudoChromosome.rev07_lg8_w22 25.fasta, whole genome shotgun sequence.
ATGACCTTCGCCAGCTGTTGCCTCCAATGCTCCTGTCGCACATACCTGCAATCAAATCTTAACACTATGATGCTCTTGGGTTTAAGGGTTTCCTTCTTGAACTCGTTTCTTTGATTCCCGGATTTATGTTTAACTTGAAATGATCggatttcctttttatttatttatttgtttttaattttattttgggttttcaTCTTTGAATGTTACTTAAAGATCTGTGTTAATTCTTTAGGAGAATGAGTGGTTTTAGGTTTGATCGACAGTGGGAAGGAGACATGAAGGGGAGGAGTTCTTGTGAGTGTTGAGGAATATCTTTGGCAATGCTCTTGCTGAGCTTCTGCATCACgagtttggttttgattcaatggtTTTGCAGTTTTGCATCaagtatgtatttttttcatagagCAGAATCGACTCCCCTGGACTTGGTCTGGGATGCCTTCTTCAAGGGTGAACTGTTTACACCTtcctttatgtatttatttatgtttttgctgCTTCTTTTATTCTCATGGAATTGCATAGCCTTGGTTCTTGATTTGGTGACGGTGCATTTTATACTCAGAGGGCGAGGAGGCGGTTAGCTTTGTCTTAAATGAGAACACAACAAGGTCTGCACGCTTTTGTGGCCGTCCGGTCAACAGCAGTGTACAGGTTTGTGATTTTATCATGTTAAATTATGTGGTATCTTGACTCAAGAATCAAGAGTTGAGAACTTCCCACTATCCTGCTATGTAGTTtgttctttttgtctttttaattaGCTAATGCTGGTCTATGTTGCTTGATATATTACTGGGGCTTTCTCCTTCATTTTTTAATGCATTCCATCatgattcttttgttttcatttctacTTTTTGAGAAATTGTGAATAATAATAACCCACCATTTATTGCACGTGGAACATGAATATTGTTTGTCATGTGCATGACCGTTTTTCCTTCATCCTGAACCTTTGTTTTTGTTcccacaaatttatttatttttatttttatttttttatttttattttttatgtgaatAATTGTAGATAACCCCGTTACAGTGATCATGAGTAGTTTGTGCGTGCATGCAGTGTGTGCATGTTTCCATGATCACGAATCTTAGTTCCATTCATATTTTTGGGTGATTGTAAATGACCGCATTTATCAGGTCAATCATATTTTGTAGATAAACCCGTTTATCAGGCAATGATCATGAtgttgcatgcatgcatgcgttTTAAGTCTATCATCCACATTTATCAGAATATTCTAAGATAAGTCTGAAGTATTTTAGCCAGTTTGTGTGCTCTTTACCACATTTCCATGGCTTTATGTATTTGTGTCCTGCAACTAATTGCTAATGAATGCTTTAATTTATGGTATACCTAAAAGCGTTaagtttgtattatttttttaatactccAATTCTAGTATTGTTCAATTTAGGGGATTTAACTACATGACacatcaatttatatatatatatatatatatattaccccattaagtttttatttttcttaattttattgaggtcatatgtttaaattttatatttgttagtATTGGAATTCTGTTCTTATAACAAGTGATGATTTTGTGGTTTATTTGggtttggataatttttttatttaaattatacgGACACTTTTCATTGGACTATGTCTCATTTCATTCTCAGAGTTCAGAGTGGTCTCATTCTAGGTTTCACTCTCTTGATTAGTGATTAGGTGTGGTTCTCTCCCCCTGTATTTTCTTGAAGAAAAAAGATGAGGCAATTCAACGTCTTGTGAATTCCACTATACTAATTATGATTCTCATCCATGTTTCTGGCTACAATTTGGAGGTTGACATGAGTTAGTACATTCTAGAAAAGCAacattgtatttttcttgatagTTGTTCAAGATAAGTAGTACCTCACGAGTTACAAGATTGTGGCCTGTAAATCTTTTCTTCTTGGCAGGAGCTTGTTTTTTAAGGTTTCCAGTGTTCATTTATGCTGATATAAAAGTGTAGCTAAAATTATCTGAGATTTGAGTGTTTTGATGTTCAGACTGTACTTTTTGTTGACTAGTGgtttatatgtgtgtatataccAATGCGTTTTGAACACACAAAGGCAAGCATACATTAAAcatcttttcataaaattaagttttatgtAAATTGATGGGTTGAGTATCTCAGGGGTTATTTTTTATGAACCAATAAACACCAGTGTACCTGCTTGTTTTTATGGCTATTGTTAGTTAGTCATCTTATCTGCTTCTCTAACGTAGTTTTGCTGTTTTGGGGTGTTTtagtctgattttgttttgtgctttCACGGAATATCAAAAAGGATTTGAAGGTATTTATCATCTTTAAGTGACAAGGTATGGATGTGATATACAGGCTTTAAGATGGTACTCCTGCTTTATGGAGATTATGAAGGTATGGACAACTTGAATATATTACCTGAGGTTTAGCATAAATCATTATTCACATAATAACTTTTATTCTTTGAATATATTGATATTCAAGCCTTTTTCAGTTATTTGTATTTGAAAGGCATTTTTGATCTGCATCACAAATAGTTTTATGAAAGGACTAATAATTAAGTTTACCATTGTATAAACAAACACTGAAGGAAATATCTTTCTTGCAGACTGTTAGTGTCCTTGTTAGTTGATCAAGTTATGTTACCTCACACAAGCGCTCCTTCTGACGACATCTTGACAAATTCTTAGGTTTTCATATATATGGTGTTTAATTATCACTCAGAGACACCAGTTGCACCGAAACAATAAAATAGGAATTCTTTTACATTTTTCAGAATAAATTTTTGCAATGCAGTTTAGCATATATGGTTCTAAAGAATGGTTCACTTATAATTGTTATTGTCTACAATTTATTGATGATATACATTTAAAAGAGTAACCAGCCCCATGCATTGGACTTCTTAACATGAGAGAAGCAAAAAATGCGGATACATTCACACAAGAGAAAGTGAGAATTCTTctaaattgtttaaattttttaaatggacaagtaaaaaaaattagaaagctactcactatatattttaataaattatattttacatgagaataattttaaaaattaatataattttttaattttaaatattaactaattttaataaataactcattataaattaattaaaatagacaataaaaaaaattatgagagaaagaggaTTTTTAGCATATCTCCAGGAGAGGTGGTGGTGGATCCACTGAAAGcattataagatatatatatataaaatagtattTGATATTGAGAAAGAGGGAGAAAATGGGTGGTGTGAAAGcgactgaaaaaaaaacaccccTGAATTATTCGATTGTCatttacaattaaataaaaattttataaatgccAGGAAAAAAAATGGACAACTTCTCCATCAATCTTACGCCTTGCAATgaataagagaaagagaaaagcaTGTGACCAATAGTAATGTATGCATGTGAAATTGACCAAATCACCCCTCAAGCATTCAATTTCTCGGATCTACAAATGATACCCATGCAATCCTACAGCGCAAACTCACACAAAAAAGTAACCAAAAACCGAACACCGTCCAACTAAAAAACCACGTCAACTTGGGACATCcatgtaaataaatttaaaaaaattaaaaaaaaaggaattaattTGAAAAGTAACACATTCACAATGAATAAGTACACATAACTTAGAGTttgtatttttgatttttatagatTCCCTTACACAagcaaaaactcatttttatttcattttcattttatttttaatggtcCTAATTAAACAGACATAagtgtaatttaaaaattcttaaaaataaattagtgatGATTAATGAATTCTGAAGTATTTCATGTAAacttagttttttaaaaagataacattactcatattaaacatataaaaatttttgagctTTTTTATGTGAGGTAATGAAAACAACTTCTCCAACACTGATTCATTTATTCAAGCAATATAAATTAATAGATATGTAAAACCAGTTACATGTTTAATGTTTACTAAATTTCtccaataaacaaaaagaataagaCACTTAAAGCCAAACACTTATATGCTTTTGCATGAACATGAAATAGCTCAAACCGTGAGTCACCATCTTGATCTtctcagaagaagaagaagtataaCCATCATAAAAGCCAAGTCTTAAGTCCATAAATAACAATCTCATCACCCTTATACCTAAAAAGACAAACATAAAGCTTCTCCTTAATTTCAATCAACCAACAAACCACTTCACAGATGTATAATAAACCTTTACATCATTATTATACTTTTTGAAGAACAatcccaagaagaagaagatcgaAGAGAGAAGAATAATCATAAAAGCCAGCTTAATTAAGTTAGTATATAACAATCTCACCCTTATACTACCTAAGAAGACAAACACAAAACTTTTCCTttcaatcaaccaataaacCACTTCACAGAAGTATATAGACCTTtgcatcatcattattattactttgaaGAAGAAGCTAACTATTAAATTAACTTGgttttagaaaatattacaGTTTTTTTGTCATTGTGTATGAATTAACTCCTTATGTTAGATCCCctaaattttgattaatgatGAGTTGGTATTgaagtaattaaaatttttggggCAAACATTGGGAGCATGTGATCTCATCtggaagaggaaaaagaagaaaaataaaaaaagaaaaagtgaaggaaaatttttttttttttttaaaaaaagattttgagtTAGTTATGAAAGATAAATGACACAAATTAGATGTAGGACATCATTAATTTTgagtataattaaatatgatttttccgCAGAAGCTGAATTACTAGTTCTAGCTTTGCATTgtgtttttttagattttttttttaattttaaatctatatatcaatcaaaataaaaattaaaaattaaactaacaAACCATAACCACTTGTCATCCATCAAAAGTGTCACTGATAAAATATTAACAAgattttttcttctaattttttaataaaagatcaTTTTTAGTtgctctattatttatttaatgacactttttgtttttggatgtGTTTTGTGTgatcttttctcatttttaaatgatgtaAATTTTTTCAACATAGTTGGAGACTATCAGCAAAAGAACAATTCAATCACAATGTATGTAtaggttaattaattataagatctTTTCATGGCATTGCCAACAAATGTAACAAGTGTTGAACCAATATATGTGACCATAACAAagaattagaaagaaaaaaactaaccaaaacaataatattattagataaatttaataaaataataactaatgataaaaacatacaaacaatattatatacataGGCAGGCGCAagcacacacatatatatatatatatatatattgcatgtatgtatggaaaataataaaaattaaaattaaaattaaaatacacaaaatcatgtctatatttatatatgtatgggaaaaaaaaacaaaatataattaaaatagacaaaataatacagaaaaattgttattattaacaagtataatatatatatatatatatatatgatattctgaataatatactattttataaatttaaataaaagcaataaatctatttattgatttaattgttaaaaaaataagtaaataataaataaataaaaatgttattattagtaaatatataatatatatatgtacaatatAATATACTTCCTTTTGgctttttgttaataatttttactggtttatttagaaaaatttatgaagcattagataatttattttcttatatttaatatatttttttataatttttttaatataaattatattcaattgcacattttattaaattatatttttaaactagggttatattgaaaaaaattaatattattttttataaattatatattactaattaatttttaattatttttaattcatataaattagttaaaatagaaatataaattagttaaaatggaaaaaaaacatagagaagACATTAGTATATCCAGAAGATGTGGTGGCCTGGGAACCACTCAAgacattataatatatatatattgagagagagagagagagagagagagagagtggaaAATGGGTGGTGTTGTGGGTAGACAAGACCTCAGTTCACTTCAAACCATATAATCAAACCAGAACCGGCACTATTGAAATTGAACTGGAACCATAAAAACGGTTTCGGTTCCAAACCGAAACTTTGAACCAGAACTTTAAGGTTTACGGTTAAGGTTCTTATGAATTGAAAATCGAAACCCGagccgaaccggaaccgaactgCCAATCccggttctatttttatttttaaataaaaaagtatatataatataatttttttatatattttaattaatcggAACCAAATTATTTAGAGCAGAACAAGAACCAGAACTGTATTGGAACCGAACCTAGAACTAGAACCTTAAGACTACGGTTCGGTTTCAGTTTTATAGTTTATAAAACCGGAACTGGCGGTTTCAAACCTAAACTAAACCGGAACTGAACCGTGGTTAGATCTAGGTGTGGGAGCCACAGAATgcgaaaaaaacaaaaagccattaatatatatatatatatgactagaCCTGATTCCGGTTCGGTTTGAAGCGTAGAATCAAACCATAACAGCCACTATTGGAACTGAACGGGAACCGTAATAACGATTTCGGTTCCAAACCGAAACCTTGAACCGGAACTTTAAGGTTCCGGTTAAGGTTCTTATGAGTTGAAAACCGAAACCCGAATCGAACCGGAACCAAACCGTCAGTTCcgattctatttttattttttaaaattaaagtatatatactataattttttatattttttaattaatcggAACCAAATTATTTGGAACCAAACCGGAATCAGAACTATATTGGAACCGAACTTAGAACCGTAACTTTAAAACTACGGTTAGATTCCGGTTCTATAGTTTATAAAACGGAACTAGCGGTTTTGAACCTAGACCAAACCGAACAGAACCTTGGCCTTTAAATTGACAAGGGAAGGAAAAAAGAACGTGACCATTTGTGCATGCAAGTAAATTGACCAAATCACCCCTGAATTATTCGATTTCCatttacaattaaataaataattaaatatttcataaatactaggaaaaaaaaggacaaccgCTCAGTGTGACACCTTGAAATGGACAAGAAAAAAGCATGTGATCAGTAGTACTGCATGCATGTTAAATTGACCAAGTCGCCCCTCAATCATTCAATTTCTACTTATCTTCCTCGGATATACAAATACTCATGCAATCATACAGCGCAAACTCACAGCAAAAAGTAACCAAAAAACACATTAAGtcataaatatgaaattagTCCTGAAGTCAATTCCATGTAATAGTTGTTAAAAATAACATTACTTATAACAAGCACATTAAAGTAATGTTTGGTTAGATATAGTTGAAAATGCAATGGATTTCAAATTATAATGTAGTtgtaattattgtatttaaaaatataaggagtgttaaatctagtgtttggtttgatgtagttGAAATactgaattataaaattttgtgtttggttggagggatttatatatatggatttgATATATGGTCATCTAATATAAGATTATCTTATATTCAATGATcattagtatttattaattataaaataaacaattatatatattattattattaaattttggttgtattagtttaatttatataaatatttttataatcaataaaataatttttaaaaatatcaaaccatAAAGAAATGAGTATCTTTCAGTAATTATATTTCATTTGtctaatatttatgttaaatatattatgtttatCCCTCTAATTTAGTTTAGccctaaaaaatatttataagcaTATATTGTAtagttttatgataaaaataatatattaaattaataaatttcttctttggaataacccataacatattttcattaaaaaaataaaataattaaataattaaaaatgataaattatctaatttaggataaaaaaactatatattttttaaatttaaaattaaaataattgtttggaTATTATTTATAGAggattcaaatttaaaataacacttttaaatatatttaaactgttAACAAAATCAGAATATTTACTaccatatatatttgataagtggCTATAATAATGATCAAATAATCAACATCTAAACCTCACGTGACAATCATGTGagacatattttataaattaaactcCTGCACTTGGAACTACGCCCAAATTGGACGTAGTTCAAAATCCATCAAATCCTTACTTCATTGTAGTTCAAACTCGTTTAACTTTTTCAAATCCatctaaacaaacaaagaattttCAATGATTTTGTAATTCTAACTGCATGAAGTTCCAAATCCGGTGAAACAAACACCACCTAAGTGTTTTTGAGCTCTTAAGTGAGATAATAAAAACAACTTCCTAATGATTGATTGAGTTATTCAAGCAATACAAATTAGTAgatatttaaaactaattagatgtttaatttttactcaatttcttcaataaataaaaataaaacacataagCCGAACACATACATGCTTACGTAACAAACATGGCCACTTGAATACCTTTCATTTCATCCAATCACATTAAATTGTGCAATTACAGTGACCTTTGCATATAATacgattttttttcttttatccataaatgaaaaaaatataattctttttttaaatgtagtaaggttttttttttgttatatttttgtcTGTCACAAAGCAAGACAACTCACCCAATACAAGGACCACATTTTTTCATTTGTCTATCATAAAATATGTATTGAAGTCACTTGCCATCCATTTAAAATGGCACTGATAAAATACCAACAAGattattttctctaatttttaataaatgagcATTTTAGTTGTccattaatttcttgttttttttatttaatgacagtattttgatttattttagatGTGCTTTGACTGATCTTCTCTCATTCTAAATGATAAGtacaagatttttttaaaaaaaatagttggagagaaaattcaaacacaatgtatgtatgtatgggttaattaggattttaatttccCAGTGCCAACAAATGTAACAATTGTTTGAACCAATATATGTGACtataacaattaaacaaaaaatttaatacaaataaaattaattgttttagatttaaataaatattttctaaataaaaggGGGAAAACTAGGGCAGAGCATCGGTCGGTTCGGTTACCGAACCGGACCGAATTATCGGTTAACCGAACCAAATTTTCGTTAAAAATGAGAACCGAACCGAATAAGAGGAAAAACCgaaattaaccaaaccaaaatttttcggttcggttcggttaTTAACcgaaatttgttatttaaccgaaattttataaaaatgtttttaaattaatttttcggTTTGGTCAACTACTTTtggtttgaaatatttttcagtCTTACTCCAAATTCTGGTATGAATATTATACTCATTCACACTCTTATTAAATTGTGCTACAGTGACCTTCAAAGCATATGatacgtttttttttttcttttctttcttttacattgagtataaaattttctccatttaaaaaataataaaaacttttatccatacattgaaaatatttttttgttttttaaaatgtagTGAGGTAGAAAGACTACATCTAATCCATGTGAAATATACATGGAATATAATGAgaaataaaattcttttttaaggtattttttatttgtcacaaagCAAGATAACCCACCCAATACAAGGACcacattttttatgttttgtctaTCATAAACTATAGATTGAATTGAAGCCACTTGGCACCAATTTAAAATGGCACTGATAAAATAccaacaagattttttttttcactaatttttaataaatgagcATTTTAGTTgcccattaattttttatttttttatttaatgacaGTACCTTAATTTGTTTTAGATATTCTTTGTCTGGTCTTCTCTCATTCTGAATTATatgtacaaaatttaaaaaaaaaatagttggaGAGAGAATTTAAACACAATGTATGTATGGGttaattaggattttaatttccCAGTCAGTGCCAACAAATGTAACAACTACATAACCAGTATATGTgactataataattaaacaaagaattgaatacaaataaaattaactgttttaaaattaaataaatactttctaaacatataaaagggagaaaaaactaaaaaaaggaACACAACtctaatgaaaaatacaaacacCATAAattgacaagaaaaaaataaataaataaaaagcacgTGAACATTAGTAGTGCATGCAAGTAAATTGGACCAAACCGCCCCTCAATCAAATatagtaaattttaaatctatatatcagtcaaaataaaaaaattaaaaatgaaaagtaacaAACCATGGCCACTTGGATACCTTTTCTATTCCATCCAATCACATTAAATCCCCTACATTGTGATTAATGATGAGTTGATATTgaagtaattaaaatttttaacattgggAGCATGTGATCTCATCTTGAAGAGGAAAAACgaagaaaaatatgaaggaTTTTTGAGTTAGTCACGAAAAGATAAAATGACACAAATTAGGTGTAGAGACATCAataattttaagtataattaaatatgatttttctcCAGAAGCTAAATTACTAGTTCTAAACTTTTGCattgtgatttttaaattttgtaaatttttaaatttatatatcaatcaaaaataaaaaaattaaaaaaatgaaactaacAAACCATAGCCACTTGTCCTCCATCTAAAATGTCACCGATAAAAATATCAACAagatttttctctaatttttttaataaaagagcATTTTTAGttgtctattattattattattattattattattattattattattttttaatttaatggcacttttttttttggatgtgtTTTGAATGATCTTTTCTTATtctaaattatgtaattttttttcaacataGTTGGAGACTATCAGGAAAGAAAAATTCAATCACATTAATGTATGTATGGGTTAATTAAGATCTTTTCATGTCAATGCCAACAAATGTAACAAGTGCTGAACCAATATATGTGACTATAACAAAgaattaacaaaaagaaaaaacaaaattgaaaaataaccaaacactaatattattagataaatttaataaaataataactaatgatataacatacaaacaatatatatatatatatatatatatatatatatatatatatatatggaaaacaataaacaataaaattaaaattaaaaatacacaaaaatcatgtctatatctatatatgtatggaaaaataaaaataacaaaaaatataattaaaatagacaaaataatgcagaaaaatgttattattagtaagtatatatatatatatatatatatatattatatattatatatatatatatatatatgatattctgaataatatactatttttgtaaaatttcaataaaaatcaataaatctatttattgattttattgttaaaaaaaaaataaataaacaataaataaataaaaatgttattattcGCAATtacataatatatgtatatacaataTAATATACTCCCTCATGTAATCATTTTTTACtggtttatttttaaacatttatgaAGTATTAgatatcaaatttatttttatatttaatatactttttataatttttaatataaattatattgaattacatattttttaaattatatttttaaatttaaaaaaattattgaaaaagtgaatataatttttataaattttatattactaattaattttaattaatttttaatttatataaattagttaaaaatagACAAAAACCCGAAGAAAGATATTTAAGATCTCCGTAAGACGAGGTGGTCAGAACCATCAAGCATGCAGTGGCAGGCATGACAATTTATTAAATCGTCTCAATTTATAAGTATAATATCACTCACGTATGATATAAAAGAAACACGTAAAACTgtacaaagatatataaaattattacgttaaaacaatataaaattttttaaataataaaaacatttttgttttaaaaacttatattaaaaaaattaattcaaaagtctaaaaatttaaaactcatATCGAACTTAATCAAACTATTTGATGTAGTTTGGATGGTTAAAAACCCATATCAAAGATCaagagtttaattttttgaattatttaaagcAATATGATATGAGAGCagattgaa
Proteins encoded in this region:
- the LOC120270537 gene encoding glycosyltransferase BC10-like isoform X2 — protein: MEIIEVGRRHEGEEFFFASSMYFFHRAESTPLDLVWDAFFKEGEEAVSFVLNENTTRSARFCGRPVNSSVQALRWYSCFMEIMKTVSVLVS